The window CTACCAGTCAACGGTACGGCTCGCCGTTTTATGAGGAAATCGGCGCCAAGGGCGGACAGACCACCAGCGAGAAATATGGACACGAGTTCTATGAAGAAATTGGCCATCGAGGTGGTCAGAAAGTCAAAGAGCTGATTGAAAGAGGAAAAGCTAGCGGTCAGTAGCGTCCTTCATACCCAGATAGACGACGGCATCATTCCCGTTAATAGGGAGATGCCGTCGTCATGTCTGTTTACATTTGGTGTTTGCTGTAGCCAGGCTTTGAAGTGAGGATGTTTTTTTCTTTACCATTCGCACACTCGACCCTTTACGAGTTTTGGCAACTTGAACATAATCCATTAGACTGTAAATAAGCGTCAACCCCCTACCGCTTTCCTGCAAACTTCCTGCGTTCTTCAAGCAGGAATCCGGTTGGAAGCCAGGGCCTTCGTCGCGAATGTCAATAGTGAGGGCATCGTCTGTTACCTCACATATAATCACAACGGCATTGTCTACCTGTCTAGGACTTCCATGACTTACGGCATTGGCAACCGCTTCTGAAACCGACAATTCGATATCCTTTACTGCTTCGACCGGGAAGCCCATGCTCTCTGCAATTGCTGCTATTCCCTTGCGAGCCATTGGGACGTACCTTACATCGCTGGGGATTCGGAAGAGGACGCTTCTATTGCGTGATATGGCAGGCATCGTAGGATTCCTTCCAACAATCACTCTTATTGCGTCGGGTATAAAGCTTATACCCGACAACAGTGGCATTGAAACGCAGGGGGTAGACAGTCACACTTGCTCTAGGATTAGCTCCTTCGCCGTCGGGCATTAGCTCGTATGAACTCAATGTGCTCGTCGGTGACTGCCTTTTCGAAGCTTCGGAAGCCTGCAAGCTTGAATCCGTGTTTCTGCGCCAGCGCTGAAATCTCAGTTACTTGTTCAACGCTTACATTCTTGCCAAGTGTGAAATTCTCGTAGCGGCCTTCGAGGGCTAGAATTATTGTCTCAGACATGCAGGCATATGCTGTTTTGGGTGGGAAGCCAAAGTTGAAACGGAAATCTACATCACCGGGAACGGCGACAACGCCTCCTTCAATAACTAGAACGTCGTTGCGCTCCTTTGCAACCCTTGATGAAACGTCCCTGGGACGGGCTATATCGCATACAACAGCGCCGGATTTGAGGTCGGATGGGTGAATTATGGCATTTATTGCACTGGTGACCGTAATGATGATATCAGCGTCTCGAATTCCCGTATGCACCTCTGTAAATACTTTGGTAGTACAATCGGATTCTGCCGCGATTTCTGTTGCTACCTTGTTTAGTGGTTCGAGGGAACGGTCTACTA is drawn from Armatimonadota bacterium and contains these coding sequences:
- a CDS encoding shikimate dehydrogenase, translated to MEKFAFVIHPIDAKRDVARKYPIAKFLPERLVEWGLKFKEPMVLSHITGVKSATGKEAEGWFIGCPLTPRQMSTLPLDFVYEKIIKAGQLAEEQGARIIGLGAHTSVVGDGGITIAKNLNIAVTTGNSYTIATGIEGVLKAAEIMDIDPSKAKAAVVGAAGSIGRTCARILARRTPELALVDRSLEPLNKVATEIAAESDCTTKVFTEVHTGIRDADIIITVTSAINAIIHPSDLKSGAVVCDIARPRDVSSRVAKERNDVLVIEGGVVAVPGDVDFRFNFGFPPKTAYACMSETIILALEGRYENFTLGKNVSVEQVTEISALAQKHGFKLAGFRSFEKAVTDEHIEFIRANARRRRS
- a CDS encoding ATP-binding protein; translation: MPAISRNRSVLFRIPSDVRYVPMARKGIAAIAESMGFPVEAVKDIELSVSEAVANAVSHGSPRQVDNAVVIICEVTDDALTIDIRDEGPGFQPDSCLKNAGSLQESGRGLTLIYSLMDYVQVAKTRKGSSVRMVKKKTSSLQSLATANTKCKQT
- a CDS encoding general stress protein B; amino-acid sequence: MAREKKGQMTVSEAGRRGGETTSEKYGHKFYEEIGKKGGKTTSQRYGSPFYEEIGAKGGQTTSEKYGHEFYEEIGHRGGQKVKELIERGKASGQ